A genomic stretch from Pieris napi chromosome 18, ilPieNapi1.2, whole genome shotgun sequence includes:
- the LOC125058266 gene encoding trichohyalin-like isoform X3: MLSKYSIYGGGRWREIDIETGRVAGWAGSNFVYTKRGNLVVLKSKSVLRGLKDLASGHISTVKDGFHLSQLIKKKKPKKSPKQIKCKCYYQHKHDVAAPNVKILQTNVSNASIQCNIVPVDKTLNNLNIRESVEKDVESIESTVSDNIARAITISESDVETFRSYIVHSTKNIFNVDLFMYDANDDYKRSVFYKITPIVKVQRHPIIQSLVRQKQFKIKLNSPEMRNKTQTLSKKTNYCEPKIKIINHEDNSDSEITNEGEIIKQKTVDIVQKFDSNVNKDLIENKGKRKAVEVINQPKSQEKRSRLNNSDSLKENIDNVQRDKFGNPINKVYLVKKWSVKNKRTRPTNEFSLLEDEAIVAWIVTNKKGNLVNGNRMWKEMEPIHLKVTGHYRSWHSLRNRYLRHLLPALGSLSLTPSQITDLRAAAATGELKAIKMNKNNSIYRTEPVRSAWSARPQKLQHSDDELCTPSRNLRSNVVSPPRSKLPTYSEITRRFAEKHRSTPNSEEDVTNKAPPKGNKTNKESEKVTNQSNKQPRVSLKIIRVDTNSDEEGSLRVVNIDEKQYKKTEEKLVSKSREKSSRYVSRREESRGVEKNRKDRKGNETDTDDENDLENADRSDLINKHRKRTNKDNSESEERNEKQGRNETRQENRFSRRLRHERSGVEDTLGQNRSKVESDTEQKNPKTRENRASRRRKSPERSITERSIGRRKNEDSDTEPENKKKVDNSRSSTRNREAEMSGVEKKNLRQRRNKSDSDSEPEKKKKDDNSRSSTRNREAEMSGVEKKNLRQRRNKSDSDSEPEKKKKDDNSRSSTRNREAEMSGVEKKNLRQRRNKSDSDSEPDMKKKDDNSRSSTRNREAEMSGVDKKSLRQRRNENDSDSEPEKKKKDDNSRSSTRNREGEMSGVDKKSLRQRRNENDSDSEPEKKKKDDNGRSSTRNRDEEMSGVEKRNLRYRKNKSDSEPEKKKKDDNGQSSTRNREEEMSGVDKKSLRQRRNKNDSDSEPENKKDSRRSSRRLEEERSSINKKFRQSINKKESNTENKSKNHQSPSSVTEQKHLKQIRNKHELDREETKKQDKERENRSSRRLRSLERSLTEKNNLRSLGNLEENEKFSRSKKTDKSDTDDKENGADNKMYLRQYRYKSGAELENAKTTKNRENGNVSKNEKNIHSKPVKVDRSKRKYIEISDSKSENEREKKNKRVKRSSGSDSDFVRTSKKETNRSRSRVGKQSDDSDFSVNSSQTSITSKSDFDSSNDNVKKRLTRQSHKVESGSRDNIIFEISDNDEAYASRSDTEVKNTGKRNLRKLFNHRAH; encoded by the exons ATGCTATCAAAGTATTCAATATACGGAGGAGGACGATGGCGGGAGATTGATATAGAAACTGGTCGCGTCGCAGGATGGGCAGGCTCCAACTTTGTTTATACAAAACGCGGCAACTTAGTAGTGCTTAAATCAAAATCTGTTTTAAGAGGATTGAAGGACCTTGCAAGTGGTCACATAAGCACGGTTAAAGATGGTTTTCACCTATCACAATTAATAAA aaagAAGAAACCTAAAAAGTCGCCAAAGCAAATTAAATGCAAATGTTACTATCAACATAAACATGA tgtCGCAGCTCCAAATGTCAAAATTCTACAAACAAATGTGTCTAATGCCTCTATTCAGTGCAACATAGTGCCTGTTGATAAAACactgaataatttaaatataagagaGTCTGTAGAAAAAGACGTAGAGAGCATTGAAAGTACTGTCTCAGATAACATTGCACGAGCAATAACAATATCAGAAAGTGATGTGGAGACATTCCGAAGCTACATTGTACatagtacaaaaaatatatttaatgtagaTCTCTTTATGTACGATGCCAACGATGATTATAAACGgagtgtattttataaaattacaccAATTGTTAAAGTACAAAGGCATCCAATTATACAAAGTCTTGTCAGACAGAagcaatttaaaatcaaacttAACTCTccagaaatgagaaacaaaacacaaacgCTTTCAAAGAAAACTAATTATTGTGagccaaaaattaaaattattaatcatgAGGATAACTCTGACAGTGAAATTACTAATGAAGGAGAAATAATAAAGCAGAAGACAGTTGACATTGTACAGAAGTTTGatagtaatgtaaataaagatttaattgaaaataaaggAAAGAGGAAGGCCGTTGAAGTAATAAATCAACCAAAGAGTCAAGAGAAGAgatcaagacttaacaatagCGATAGTTTGAAGGAGAACATTGACAATGTTCAGAGAGATAAGTTTGGAAATCCGATAAATAAAGTGTATCTAGTTAAAAAGTGgtcagttaaaaataagag AACTCGGCCCACAAATGAGTTCTCATTATTAGAAGATGAAGCAATCGTTGCTTGGatagttacaaataaaaaaggaaatttaGTGAACGGTAATAGAATGTGGAAGGAGATGGAGCCCATACATTTAAAAGTTACCGGACATT ATCGTTCTTGGCATTCCCTTCGCAACCGATACCTGCGACATCTCCTCCCAGCTCTCGGTAGTCTCAGCTTGACTCCTTCACAGATCACTGATCTCCGGGCAGCGGCTGCTACTG GCGAACTGAAAGCCATCAAAATGAACAAGAATAACTCGATATACAGAACTGAGCCTGTTCGCAGTGCTTGGAGTGCACGGCCACAGAAGTTGCAACATTCTGATG ACGAACTCTGTACACCTTCTCGAAATTTACGTTCAAATGTAGTATCACCGCCAAGAAGCAAATTGCCAACATATTCAGAAATAACACGAAGATTTGCTGAAAAACATCGATCGACACCTAATTCTGAAGAGGATGTCACAAATAAAGCACCACCAAAAGGCAATAAGACTAACAAAGAGAGTGAGAAGGTGACAAATCAGTCAAACAAACAACCAAGAGTTAGTCTGAAAATCATCAGAGTTGACACAAACTCTGATGAGGAAGGTTCGCTTAGAGTAGTGAACATTGatgaaaaacaatacaaaaagaCAGAAGAAAAATTAGTTAGCAAATCACGTGAAAAATCTTCAAGATATGTCAGTAGAAGAGAAGAGAGCCGTGGCGTGGAAAAGAACCGTAAAGATCGCAAGGGAAATGAAACTGATACAGATGATGAAAATGATTTGGAAAATGCCGATAGAtctgatttaattaataaacataggAAGCGCACTAATAAAGATAATTCCGAGTCAGAAGAAAGAAATGAAAAGCAAGGCCGCAATGAGACGCGTCAAGAAAACAGATTTTCAAGGAGACTTCGCCATGAGAGATCTGGTGTAGAAGATACACTTGGACAAAACAGAAGTAAAGTGGAATCAGATACAGAACAAAAAAATCCCAAAACGCGTGAAAATAGAGCTTCAAGAAGACGTAAAAGCCCGGAGAGATCAATTACTGAAAGAAGCATAGGGCGACGCAAAAATGAAGACTCAGATACGGAACCAGAAAACAAAAAGAAGGTTGACAATAGTCGATCTTCCACAAGAAATCGGGAAGCGGAAATGTCCGGTGTGGAAAAGAAGAATCTTAGACAACGCAGAAATAAAAGTGATTCAGACTCAGAACcagaaaagaaaaagaaag ATGACAATAGTCGATCTTCTACAAGAAATCGGGAAGCGGAAATGTCCGGTGTGGAAAAGAAGAATCTTAGACAACGCAGAAATAAAAGTGATTCAGACTCAGAACcagaaaagaaaaagaaagatgACAATAGTCGATCTTCTACAAGAAATCGGGAAGCGGAAATGTCCGGTGTGGAAAAGAAGAATCTTAGACAACGCAGAAATAAAAGTGATTCAGACTCAGAACCAGATATGAAAAAGAAAGATGACAATAGTCGATCTTCTACAAGAAATCGGGAAGCGGAAATGTCTGGTGTGGATAAGAAGAGTCTTAGACAACGCAGAAACGAAAATGATTCAGACTCAGAACcagaaaagaaaaagaaagatgACAATAGTCGATCTTCTACAAGAAATCGGGAAGGGGAAATGTCTGGTGTGGATAAGAAGAGTCTTAGACAACGCAGAAACGAAAATGACTCAGACTCAGAACcagaaaagaaaaagaaagatgACAATGGTCGATCTTCTACAAGAAATCGGGATGAGGAAATGTCCGGTGTGGAAAAGAGGAATCTTAGATacaggaaaaataaaagtgaTTCAGAACcagaaaagaaaaagaaagatgACAATGGTCAATCTTCTACAAGAAATAGGGAAGAGGAAATGTCGGGTGTGGATAAGAAGAGTCTTAGACAGCGCAGAAACAAAAATGATTCAGACTCAGAACcagaaaataaaaaggatTCAAGGCGATCCTCTAGAAGACTTGAAGAGGAAAGATCTAGTATAAATAAGAAGTTTAGACAgagcataaataaaaaggaatcaaacacagaaaataaatcaaagaATCATCAAAGTCCAAGTTCTGTCACAGAACAGAAGCATCTTAAACAGATCAGAAATAAACATGAATTAGACAGAGAAGAAACGAAAAAGCAAGATAAGGAACGGGAAAATAGATCTTCGAGAAGACTTCGAAGTCTAGAAAGATCTCTAACAGAAAAGAACAATCTTAGATCACTTGGAAATTtagaagaaaatgaaaaattttctAGAAGCAAGAAGACAGACAAATCTGACACTGATGATAAAGAAAACGGCGCCGATAATAAGATGTATCTGAGACAGTACAGATATAAATCTGGTGCCGAATTGGAAAATGCTAAAACCACAAAGAATAGAGAAAATGGAAATGTTAGTAAAAATGAGAAAAATATTCATAGCAAACCTGTCAAAGTTGATAGATCTAAACGAAAGTATATAGAAATCTCAGATTCGAAGTCTGAAAATGAACgggaaaagaaaaataaaagagtcAAAAGATCGTCAGGCTCTGATAGTGATTTCGTCagaacttcaaaaaaagagaCAAATAGAAGTCGTAGTAGGGTCGGCAAACAAAGCGACGACAGCGATTTCAGCGTTAACTCCTCTCAAACGTCAATAACGTCAAAGAGTGACTTTGACAGCTCCAATGATAATGTCAAGAAACGGTTGACAAGACAAAGCCACAAAGTCGAATCGGGCAGCAGAGATAAtatcatttttgaaattagtGATAACGACGAAGCATATGCCAGTAGATCTGACACAGAGGTCAAAAATACtggaaaaagaaatttaagaaAACTTTTCAACCACAGAgcacattaa
- the LOC125058266 gene encoding titin homolog isoform X2 — translation MLSKYSIYGGGRWREIDIETGRVAGWAGSNFVYTKRGNLVVLKSKSVLRGLKDLASGHISTVKDGFHLSQLIKKKKPKKSPKQIKCKCYYQHKHDVAAPNVKILQTNVSNASIQCNIVPVDKTLNNLNIRESVEKDVESIESTVSDNIARAITISESDVETFRSYIVHSTKNIFNVDLFMYDANDDYKRSVFYKITPIVKVQRHPIIQSLVRQKQFKIKLNSPEMRNKTQTLSKKTNYCEPKIKIINHEDNSDSEITNEGEIIKQKTVDIVQKFDSNVNKDLIENKGKRKAVEVINQPKSQEKRSRLNNSDSLKENIDNVQRDKFGNPINKVYLVKKWSVKNKRTRPTNEFSLLEDEAIVAWIVTNKKGNLVNGNRMWKEMEPIHLKVTGHYRSWHSLRNRYLRHLLPALGSLSLTPSQITDLRAAAATGELKAIKMNKNNSIYRTEPVRSAWSARPQKLQHSDDELCTPSRNLRSNVVSPPRSKLPTYSEITRRFAEKHRSTPNSEEDVTNKAPPKGNKTNKESEKVTNQSNKQPRVSLKIIRVDTNSDEEGSLRVVNIDEKQYKKTEEKLVSKSREKSSRYVSRREESRGVEKNRKDRKGNETDTDDENDLENADRSDLINKHRKRTNKDNSESEERNEKQGRNETRQENRFSRRLRHERSGVEDTLGQNRSKVESDTEQKNPKTRENRASRRRKSPERSITERSIGRRKNEDSDTEPENKKKVDNSRSSTRNREAEMSGVEKKNLRQRRNKSDSDSEPEKKKKDDNSRSSTRNREAEMSGVEKKNLRQRRNKSDSDSEPDMKKKDDNSRSSTRNREAEMSGVDKKSLRQRRNENDSDSEPEKKKKDDNSRSSTRNREGEMSGVDKKSLRQRRNENDSDSEPEKKKKDDNGRSSTRNRDEEMSGVEKRNLRYRKNKSDSEPDMKKKDDNSRSSTRNREAEMSGVEKKNLRQRRNKSDSDSEPDMKKKDDNSRSSTRNREAEMSGVDKKSLRQRRNENDSDSEPEKKKKDDNSRSSTRNREGEMSGVDKKSLRQRRNENDSDSEPEKKKKDDNGRSSTRNRDEEMSGVEKRNLRYRKNKSDSEPEKKKKDDNGQSSTRNREEEMSGVDKKSLRQRRNKNDSDSEPENKKDSRRSSRRLEEERSSINKKFRQSINKKESNTENKSKNHQSPSSVTEQKHLKQIRNKHELDREETKKQDKERENRSSRRLRSLERSLTEKNNLRSLGNLEENEKFSRSKKTDKSDTDDKENGADNKMYLRQYRYKSGAELENAKTTKNRENGNVSKNEKNIHSKPVKVDRSKRKYIEISDSKSENEREKKNKRVKRSSGSDSDFVRTSKKETNRSRSRVGKQSDDSDFSVNSSQTSITSKSDFDSSNDNVKKRLTRQSHKVESGSRDNIIFEISDNDEAYASRSDTEVKNTGKRNLRKLFNHRAH, via the exons ATGCTATCAAAGTATTCAATATACGGAGGAGGACGATGGCGGGAGATTGATATAGAAACTGGTCGCGTCGCAGGATGGGCAGGCTCCAACTTTGTTTATACAAAACGCGGCAACTTAGTAGTGCTTAAATCAAAATCTGTTTTAAGAGGATTGAAGGACCTTGCAAGTGGTCACATAAGCACGGTTAAAGATGGTTTTCACCTATCACAATTAATAAA aaagAAGAAACCTAAAAAGTCGCCAAAGCAAATTAAATGCAAATGTTACTATCAACATAAACATGA tgtCGCAGCTCCAAATGTCAAAATTCTACAAACAAATGTGTCTAATGCCTCTATTCAGTGCAACATAGTGCCTGTTGATAAAACactgaataatttaaatataagagaGTCTGTAGAAAAAGACGTAGAGAGCATTGAAAGTACTGTCTCAGATAACATTGCACGAGCAATAACAATATCAGAAAGTGATGTGGAGACATTCCGAAGCTACATTGTACatagtacaaaaaatatatttaatgtagaTCTCTTTATGTACGATGCCAACGATGATTATAAACGgagtgtattttataaaattacaccAATTGTTAAAGTACAAAGGCATCCAATTATACAAAGTCTTGTCAGACAGAagcaatttaaaatcaaacttAACTCTccagaaatgagaaacaaaacacaaacgCTTTCAAAGAAAACTAATTATTGTGagccaaaaattaaaattattaatcatgAGGATAACTCTGACAGTGAAATTACTAATGAAGGAGAAATAATAAAGCAGAAGACAGTTGACATTGTACAGAAGTTTGatagtaatgtaaataaagatttaattgaaaataaaggAAAGAGGAAGGCCGTTGAAGTAATAAATCAACCAAAGAGTCAAGAGAAGAgatcaagacttaacaatagCGATAGTTTGAAGGAGAACATTGACAATGTTCAGAGAGATAAGTTTGGAAATCCGATAAATAAAGTGTATCTAGTTAAAAAGTGgtcagttaaaaataagag AACTCGGCCCACAAATGAGTTCTCATTATTAGAAGATGAAGCAATCGTTGCTTGGatagttacaaataaaaaaggaaatttaGTGAACGGTAATAGAATGTGGAAGGAGATGGAGCCCATACATTTAAAAGTTACCGGACATT ATCGTTCTTGGCATTCCCTTCGCAACCGATACCTGCGACATCTCCTCCCAGCTCTCGGTAGTCTCAGCTTGACTCCTTCACAGATCACTGATCTCCGGGCAGCGGCTGCTACTG GCGAACTGAAAGCCATCAAAATGAACAAGAATAACTCGATATACAGAACTGAGCCTGTTCGCAGTGCTTGGAGTGCACGGCCACAGAAGTTGCAACATTCTGATG ACGAACTCTGTACACCTTCTCGAAATTTACGTTCAAATGTAGTATCACCGCCAAGAAGCAAATTGCCAACATATTCAGAAATAACACGAAGATTTGCTGAAAAACATCGATCGACACCTAATTCTGAAGAGGATGTCACAAATAAAGCACCACCAAAAGGCAATAAGACTAACAAAGAGAGTGAGAAGGTGACAAATCAGTCAAACAAACAACCAAGAGTTAGTCTGAAAATCATCAGAGTTGACACAAACTCTGATGAGGAAGGTTCGCTTAGAGTAGTGAACATTGatgaaaaacaatacaaaaagaCAGAAGAAAAATTAGTTAGCAAATCACGTGAAAAATCTTCAAGATATGTCAGTAGAAGAGAAGAGAGCCGTGGCGTGGAAAAGAACCGTAAAGATCGCAAGGGAAATGAAACTGATACAGATGATGAAAATGATTTGGAAAATGCCGATAGAtctgatttaattaataaacataggAAGCGCACTAATAAAGATAATTCCGAGTCAGAAGAAAGAAATGAAAAGCAAGGCCGCAATGAGACGCGTCAAGAAAACAGATTTTCAAGGAGACTTCGCCATGAGAGATCTGGTGTAGAAGATACACTTGGACAAAACAGAAGTAAAGTGGAATCAGATACAGAACAAAAAAATCCCAAAACGCGTGAAAATAGAGCTTCAAGAAGACGTAAAAGCCCGGAGAGATCAATTACTGAAAGAAGCATAGGGCGACGCAAAAATGAAGACTCAGATACGGAACCAGAAAACAAAAAGAAGGTTGACAATAGTCGATCTTCCACAAGAAATCGGGAAGCGGAAATGTCCGGTGTGGAAAAGAAGAATCTTAGACAACGCAGAAATAAAAGTGATTCAGACTCAGAACcagaaaagaaaaagaaagatgACAATAGTCGATCTTCTACAAGAAATCGGGAAGCGGAAATGTCCGGTGTGGAAAAGAAGAATCTTAGACAACGCAGAAATAAAAGTGATTCAGACTCAGAACCAGATATGAAAAAGAAAGATGACAATAGTCGATCTTCTACAAGAAATCGGGAAGCGGAAATGTCTGGTGTGGATAAGAAGAGTCTTAGACAACGCAGAAACGAAAATGATTCAGACTCAGAACcagaaaagaaaaagaaagatgACAATAGTCGATCTTCTACAAGAAATCGGGAAGGGGAAATGTCTGGTGTGGATAAGAAGAGTCTTAGACAACGCAGAAACGAAAATGACTCAGACTCAGAACcagaaaagaaaaagaaagatgACAATGGTCGATCTTCTACAAGAAATCGGGATGAGGAAATGTCCGGTGTGGAAAAGAGGAATCTTAGATacaggaaaaataaaagtgaTTCAGAACCAGATATGAAAAAGAAAG atgACAATAGTCGATCTTCTACAAGAAATCGGGAAGCGGAAATGTCCGGTGTGGAAAAGAAGAATCTTAGACAACGCAGAAATAAAAGTGATTCAGACTCAGAACCAGATATGAAAAAGAAAGATGACAATAGTCGATCTTCTACAAGAAATCGGGAAGCGGAAATGTCTGGTGTGGATAAGAAGAGTCTTAGACAACGCAGAAACGAAAATGATTCAGACTCAGAACcagaaaagaaaaagaaagatgACAATAGTCGATCTTCTACAAGAAATCGGGAAGGGGAAATGTCTGGTGTGGATAAGAAGAGTCTTAGACAACGCAGAAACGAAAATGACTCAGACTCAGAACcagaaaagaaaaagaaagatgACAATGGTCGATCTTCTACAAGAAATCGGGATGAGGAAATGTCCGGTGTGGAAAAGAGGAATCTTAGATacaggaaaaataaaagtgaTTCAGAACcagaaaagaaaaagaaagatgACAATGGTCAATCTTCTACAAGAAATAGGGAAGAGGAAATGTCGGGTGTGGATAAGAAGAGTCTTAGACAGCGCAGAAACAAAAATGATTCAGACTCAGAACcagaaaataaaaaggatTCAAGGCGATCCTCTAGAAGACTTGAAGAGGAAAGATCTAGTATAAATAAGAAGTTTAGACAgagcataaataaaaaggaatcaaacacagaaaataaatcaaagaATCATCAAAGTCCAAGTTCTGTCACAGAACAGAAGCATCTTAAACAGATCAGAAATAAACATGAATTAGACAGAGAAGAAACGAAAAAGCAAGATAAGGAACGGGAAAATAGATCTTCGAGAAGACTTCGAAGTCTAGAAAGATCTCTAACAGAAAAGAACAATCTTAGATCACTTGGAAATTtagaagaaaatgaaaaattttctAGAAGCAAGAAGACAGACAAATCTGACACTGATGATAAAGAAAACGGCGCCGATAATAAGATGTATCTGAGACAGTACAGATATAAATCTGGTGCCGAATTGGAAAATGCTAAAACCACAAAGAATAGAGAAAATGGAAATGTTAGTAAAAATGAGAAAAATATTCATAGCAAACCTGTCAAAGTTGATAGATCTAAACGAAAGTATATAGAAATCTCAGATTCGAAGTCTGAAAATGAACgggaaaagaaaaataaaagagtcAAAAGATCGTCAGGCTCTGATAGTGATTTCGTCagaacttcaaaaaaagagaCAAATAGAAGTCGTAGTAGGGTCGGCAAACAAAGCGACGACAGCGATTTCAGCGTTAACTCCTCTCAAACGTCAATAACGTCAAAGAGTGACTTTGACAGCTCCAATGATAATGTCAAGAAACGGTTGACAAGACAAAGCCACAAAGTCGAATCGGGCAGCAGAGATAAtatcatttttgaaattagtGATAACGACGAAGCATATGCCAGTAGATCTGACACAGAGGTCAAAAATACtggaaaaagaaatttaagaaAACTTTTCAACCACAGAgcacattaa